One Maniola jurtina chromosome 24, ilManJurt1.1, whole genome shotgun sequence DNA window includes the following coding sequences:
- the LOC123877623 gene encoding peroxiredoxin-2-like has protein sequence MSLFVKNLVRRVLTPAVSVTRKSCFSTTNAAFAPKIQKPAPDFAATAVVNGEFNQIRLADFSGKYVVLMFYPLDFTFVCPTELIAYSDRAKEFAGIDCQVIGVSTDSEFSHLAWINTPRKDGGLGKIDIPLLADYQKQISKDYDVMLDQGFALRGLFIIDRNGILRHMSINDLPVGRSVDETLRLVKAFQFADKHGEVCPANWNPDTNADTIKPNPRESKEYFKKAN, from the exons ATGTCACTATTTGTAAAGAACTTAGTCCGCCGG GTCCTCACACCAGCTGTATCAGTAACGAGGAAATCGTGTTTTTCtacta ctAATGCTGCATTTGCACCAAAAATACAGAAGCCTGCCCCTGACTTTGCAGCTACAGCAGTGGTAAATGGGGAATTCAACCAAAtaagattggcagacttctctGGAAAATATGTGGTTCTTATGTTCTATCCTCTGGACTT CACCTTTGTCTGCCCTACAGAGTTGATAGCTTACAGCGACAGAGCCAAAGAGTTTGCGGGTATTGACTGCCAAGTTATTGGGGTGTCTACTGATTCAGAGTTCAGTCATTTGGCATGGATCAATACCCCTAGGAAG GATGGAGGTTTGGGAAAAATAGACATTCCATTATTGGCAGATTACCAGAAGCAAATCTCAAAGGATTATGATGTAATGTTAGACCAAGGGTTCGCATTACGTG ggttgtTTATCATTGACAGAAATGGCATTTTAAGGCACATGTCAATAAACGACTTGCCTGTAGGAAGGTCCGTCGATGAAACCCTGAGGCTAGTGAAGGCTTTCCAGTTTGCTGACAAACATGGTGAAG TATGCCCCGCCAATTGGAATCCTGATACAAATGCAGACACCATCAAACCGAATCCCAGAGAAAGCAAGGAGTATTTCAAGAAGGCTAactaa
- the LOC123877624 gene encoding uncharacterized protein LOC123877624, with protein MDEFFIESVRQHPCLWDTKLPHYKNLEVKDAAWKDIAKKTKIESPSAAKTKWKNLRDTHREALKKINKNKRKSGRPHKKIKSWKYMSHMEFLVPHMSQRDTVTPPPDAGSVDDTAGLDHVMDTSMTDMLPVAHKKKKDDIVTDDSEGLCTLLKEIEDSREKLLVQREELRKELLAGDPLKAFFDSMYKSTKQMPEYYQRSIKKELFQLVMHAEDNIANTINQGVKIE; from the exons atggaCGAGTTTTTTATTGAATCCGTGAGACAGCATCCATGTCTTTGGGATACAAAACTGCCTCATTACAAAAATTTAGAAGTGAAAGATGCAGCTTGGAAAGATATTGCAAAGAAAACAAAGATAGAGAGCc ctTCAGCAGCAAAGACAAAATGGAAAAATTTGCGAGACACGCATCGAGAGGCGCTAAAAAAgattaacaaaaacaaaagaaaaagtggacggcctcataaaaaaataaagtcctgGAAATACATGAGTCACATGGAGTTCCTGGTACCACACATGTCCCAAAGAGATACTGTCACACCACCTCCTGATGCTGGAAGTGTGGATGACACAGCTGGATTGGACCACGTTATGGATACTAGTATGACAGATATGTTACCTGTGGCACATAAAAAAAAGAAGGATGACATTGTGACAGATGACAGTGAAGGTTTGTGTACATTATTAAAAGAGATCGAGGATAGCCGGGAGAAACTACTTGTTCAGAGGGAAGAGCTACGCAAAGAATTACTTGCAGGGGATCCCTTGAAAGCTTTCTTTGATTCAATGTACAAGAGCACAAAGCAAATGCCGGAGTATTATCAAAGATCAATAAAGAAAGAATTATTCCAATTAGTAATGCATGCTGAGGACAATATTGCCAATACCATAAACCAGGGTGTTAAAATTGAGtaa
- the LOC123877615 gene encoding protein SHQ1 homolog has protein sequence MLTPRFKLTQDEDHVFITVHAPYTNISETEIDVDGENFLFVSSPYFLRLRLPGRIVESDRSKGSYTSDSGDFTLTFDKENPGEHFENLDMITSLLAPRDIPDVNPDLVQMLEDDGITIEQDVEGEPSEKYSFGFANKISTEFKEIGTEFPQIFELRIPEQVPVHERNALREKYEDHKFSSDHYLADFFDKELLAPYLDATMSWDTPSFDKNVDFTEEEVAVLKELPNKHYILTNSEYKQVFYGLVDILFGYCYDKRTTLNESNVESSWTINKLSATLSWFCVFKDMKEVLIACYRRALVYPIFRNFDLCNKVKNDLVSLLRKGKKYIIKCMLSIHQMFNLSNDARYILNQLYIKDYLIFLQKCRAEEFEDLSNNIANIEIMKNNVALDLVELEAAALMVQKEESQIMQNQMEVQMAHLTLITQITKLNDNLFVYDTDTSDSSSDDSSSDSSDDSSVLDSDDDLS, from the coding sequence ATGTTAACTCCTCGATTTAAGTTAACACAGGACGAGGACCACGTGTTTATTACTGTGCATGCACCTTACACAAATATCAGCGAAACTGAGATCGATGTTGACGGTGAGAATTTTTTGTTCGTATCCAGCCCCTACTTTCTGAGACTGCGACTACCTGGGCGAATAGTTGAGAGTGATCGTTCCAAAGGTTCGTATACCTCCGACTCGGGAGATTTTACCCTTACCTTCGATAAAGAGAATCCGGGGGAACATTTCGAAAATCTGGACATGATCACCAGCTTGTTGGCTCCTAGAGACATACCAGATGTTAATCCAGACTTGGTACAAATGCTTGAAGACGACGGCATAACTATCGAACAAGATGTCGAAGGTGAACCAAGCGAGAAATACTCTTTCGGTTTCGCAAACAAAATATCGACAGAGTTCAAAGAAATAGGTACTGAGTTTCCCCAAATATTTGAGTTGAGGATTCCCGAACAAGTGCCAGTCCATGAAAGGAATGCCTTGAGAGAAAAGTATGAAGACCACAAATTCTCCTCGGATCATTATTTAGCAGATTTCTTTGACAAAGAACTCCTAGCGCCATATTTAGATGCCACAATGTCTTGGGACACCCCTTCCTTTGATAAAAACGTAGATTTTACTGAAGAAGAGGTGGCTGTATTAAAAGAATTACCAAACAAGCATTACATTTTAACCAACTCTGAATACAAGCAAGTTTTTTATGGACTTGTAGATATACTTTTTGGTTATTGCTATGATAAGAGAACAACATTGAACGAAAGTAACGTTGAATCCAGTTGGACAATCAATAAATTATCAGCAACGTTAAGCTGGTTCTGTGTATTCAAAGATATGAAGGAGGTTCTCATAGCATGCTATCGAAGAGCACTAGTCTATCCAATATTTAGAAACTTCGATCTATGCAACAAAGTTAAGAACGATCTTGTATCATTATTGAGGAAAGGAAAGAAGTATATAATCAAATGTATGTTAAGTATCCACCAAATGTTCAATTTAAGTAATGATGCTCGGTATATTTTAAACCAGCTGTATATTAAGgattatttgatatttttacaaaagtgtAGAGCGGAAGAGTTTGAAGACCTAAGTAATAATATTGCTAACATTGAAATAATGAAGAACAATGTTGCTTTAGATCTGGTCGAACTAGAGGCAGCCGCACTGATGGTACAAAAGGAAGAGAGTCAAATTATGCAAAACCAAATGGAAGTTCAAATGGCACATTTGACTTTGATAACACAAATAACGAAATTAAAcgataatttatttgtttatgataCTGACACTTCTGATTCCAGTTCAGATGATTCAAGTAGCGATTCATCTGATGATTCTTCTGTTTTGGATTCCGATGATGATTTATCTTGA